From one Mytilus edulis chromosome 1, xbMytEdul2.2, whole genome shotgun sequence genomic stretch:
- the LOC139519251 gene encoding beta-1,3-galactosyltransferase 5-like — translation MNKTWKCLTVAFFCTLLWLNSSIYKTINFDLLVGTNELKSNVNIQSRIPLFKMTKEIPNSKRFVRKELTKGKGISNRTIYKGMNISTEFENFYRNISEEKLENPLLHKHQYRALLNNAITCKGKGVFLLVFVHSSANKILERQQIRSTYGSFSDYENEHIEYIFVLGQTLKPEIQQKINKESEKYMDIVQGNFVDSYRNLTYKLVFSLFWVNNFCSNAKFVVKVDDDVIVNLPLLIQHLQQKKKDNLLTNVLECYMLIDTEPFRQNNSKWRTSLLEYPFPTYPPYCNGNPSIMSIDVIIKMYDTTKEVPFLWLEDVYGGGFLPWISNIEMHQPTCYGIYVTNENIHGNACKLFYLSSSSNIIFHKDIWEQISKQMNTSCKC, via the coding sequence ATGAACAAAACTTGGAAATGTTTAACTGTAGCATTTTTCTGTACATTATTATGGTTGAATTCAAGTATCTATAAAACTATCAATTTTGATCTTCTGGTTGGAACAAATGAATTAAAATCGAACGTTAATATCCAAAGCAgaattccattatttaaaatgacaaaagaaataccAAATTCCAAAAGATTTGTACGCAAGGAATTGACCAAAGGAAAAGGTATATCTAATAGAACAATATATAAAGGAATGAATATTTCTACagaatttgaaaacttttacagGAACATATCAGAAGAGAAATTGGAAAATCCGTTGCTACACAAACATCAGTATCGTGCATTATTAAACAATGCCATAACATGTAAAGGAAAAGGTGTTTTCTTGTTGGTTTTTGTACATAGTTCTGCAAACAAGATTTTGGAACGCCAACAGATACGTTCAACATATGGATCATTTTCGGATTATGAAAATGAACACATTGAATATATTTTTGTGCTCGGACAAACCCTAAAACCAGAAATCCAACAGAAAATAAATAAGGAAAGTGAGAAATATATGGATATCGTGCAAGGTAATTTTGTAGATTCCTACAGAAATCTAACATATAAACTTGTCTTTAGTTTGTTTTGGGTCAACAACTTTTGCAGTAATGCAAAATTTGTAGTAAAAGTTGACGACGACGTTATTGTCAATTTGCCATTATTAATTCAACAtcttcaacaaaagaaaaaagacaacTTGTTAACGAATGTTTTAGAATGTTATATGCTTATCGATACCGAACCCTTCAGACAAAATAACTCTAAATGGAGAACATCTTTATTGGAGTATCCTTTTCCAACATATCCGCCATACTGTAATGGAAATCCCTCCATAATGTCCATCGatgttattataaaaatgtatgacACAACTAAGGAGGTACCTTTTCTGTGGTTAGAAGATGTTTATGGTGGTGGATTTCTACCCTGGATTTCAAACATCGAAATGCATCAGCCAACTTGTTATGGGATATATGTGACGAATGAGAATATACATGGAAACGCATGTAAATTATTTTATCTGTCTTCTTCGTCGAACATTATATTTCATAAAGATATATGGGAACAAATTTCAAAGCAAATGAATACATCTTGTAAATGTTAA